A single genomic interval of Prionailurus viverrinus isolate Anna chromosome A2, UM_Priviv_1.0, whole genome shotgun sequence harbors:
- the PRR15 gene encoding proline-rich protein 15, producing MADSGGTGSSGSWWKSLTNSRKKSKEAAVGAQPPAQPAPGEPAPPAPPSADWTGSSRENQHPSLLGGAGEPHKLDKLCGEKSGSSRRNLKISRSGRFKEKRKVRATLLPEGVRSPEEAGFPGDPHDDKQ from the coding sequence ATGGCCGACAGCGGCGGCACGGGCAGCTCCGGGTCCTGGTGGAAATCGCTAACCaacagcagaaagaaaagcaaggaagccGCGGTAGGGGCGCAGCCTCCCGCCCAGCCTGCCCCCGGGGagcccgcgccgcccgcgccaCCCAGCGCCGACTGGACTGGCAGCTCCCGGGAGAATCAGCACCCCAGTCTCCTTGGGGGCGCCGGCGAGCCCCACAAGCTGGACAAGTTGTGCGGGGAGAAGTCAGGCAGCAGCCGCCGCAATTTGAAGATCTCGCGCTCCGGCCGCTttaaggagaagaggaaagtgcGCGCCACTCTGCTCCCCGAAGGAGTCAGGTCCCCTGAGGAGGCGGGCTTCCCTGGTGACCCCCACGACGACAAGCAATAG